One region of Callithrix jacchus isolate 240 chromosome 16, calJac240_pri, whole genome shotgun sequence genomic DNA includes:
- the LOC144579836 gene encoding uncharacterized protein LOC144579836 isoform X3, whose product MTWYWPMGVLWPPSSHGLALALQRDPPVLSSASMELILVEDVRVELHLRKDSGNFFLNTSAADNIKMAYQETRAITMVCFWLCLVHGGSPRWLAAAGNNFLASGMAKVRVHCLAQKHWVPRKLEPAL is encoded by the exons ATGACCTGGTATTGGCCCATGGGTGTCCTGTGGCCTCCTTCATCTCATGGCCTTGCCCTTGCCCTTCAGCGTGACCCTCCAGTGCTTTCATCGGCCTCCATGGAGCTCATCCTGGTAGAGGATGTGAGG GTGGAGCTCCACCTCAGGAAAGACTCGGGTAACTTCTTCCTCAATACCAGTGCTGCGGACAACATCAAGATGGCCTACCAGGAAACCAGGGCCATCACCATG GTTTGCTTTTGGCTTTGCCTGGTTCATGGAGGTAGCCCTCGATGGCTCGCAGCAGCAGGAAACAACTTCCTGGCTTCAGGAATGGCCAAAGTCAGAGTTCACTGCCTGGCACAGAAACACTGGGTTCCTCGGAAGCTGGAACCTGCCTTATGA
- the LOC144579836 gene encoding nuclear pore membrane glycoprotein 210-like isoform X7, whose product MTWYWPMGVLWPPSSHGLALALQRDPPVLSSASMELILVEDVRVSLEEVELHLRKDSGNFFLNTSAADNIKMAYQETRAITMGHG is encoded by the exons ATGACCTGGTATTGGCCCATGGGTGTCCTGTGGCCTCCTTCATCTCATGGCCTTGCCCTTGCCCTTCAGCGTGACCCTCCAGTGCTTTCATCGGCCTCCATGGAGCTCATCCTGGTAGAGGATGTGAGGGTGAGCCTGGAAGAG GTGGAGCTCCACCTCAGGAAAGACTCGGGTAACTTCTTCCTCAATACCAGTGCTGCGGACAACATCAAGATGGCCTACCAGGAAACCAGGGCCATCACCATG
- the LOC144579836 gene encoding nuclear pore membrane glycoprotein 210-like isoform X8 → MTWYWPMGVLWPPSSHGLALALQRDPPVLSSASMELILVEDVRVSLEEVELHLRKDSGNFFLNTSAADNIKMAYQETRAITMFF, encoded by the exons ATGACCTGGTATTGGCCCATGGGTGTCCTGTGGCCTCCTTCATCTCATGGCCTTGCCCTTGCCCTTCAGCGTGACCCTCCAGTGCTTTCATCGGCCTCCATGGAGCTCATCCTGGTAGAGGATGTGAGGGTGAGCCTGGAAGAG GTGGAGCTCCACCTCAGGAAAGACTCGGGTAACTTCTTCCTCAATACCAGTGCTGCGGACAACATCAAGATGGCCTACCAGGAAACCAGGGCCATCACCATG tttttctga
- the LOC144579835 gene encoding serine/threonine-protein kinase MARK2-like, which yields MDDWSLGVTLFEMVSNTLPFFSESAMQLKSIIRSGKYVCPASFSEGLKSLMKKLLTSDPMEWPTVDEVMRDPWVNNGQELPPTIYEEKIPGHPDPETIQLLEAMGFQPETVSNALKENLFSYTMATYLILDGKRKQSTNILQSLAPGDPTCSLSTQVSSSPAGLQKKPESFNPDPQHAPMASPTIKSSITNCGDLETLAEQALQRERVASSIVSSLETLAEQALQSDCVATSIGSSLETLAHQALQHDPVASSIGSSIGSGGELGTLARQAL from the coding sequence ATGGATGATTGGAGCCTAGGTGTCACTTTGTTCGAGATGGTGTCCAACACTCTGCCCTTCTTCTCAGAGAGTGCTATGCAACTCAAATCCATAATTAGATCTGGAAAGTACGTTTGCCCAGCCTCCTTTTCAGAAGGCCTTAAAAGCCTAATGAAGAAACTCTTAACATCAGACCCAATGGAGTGGCCGACAGTAGACGAAGTCATGAGGGACCCGTGGGTGAACAACGGCCAGGAGTTGCCTCCGacaatatatgaagaaaaaatcCCGGGCCACCCGGACCCTGAAACAATCCAGCTTTTGGAGGCCATGGGGTTTCAGCCTGAGACAGTCTCCAACGCACTTAAAGAAAACTTATTCAGTTATACCATGGCCACCTACCTTATTTTAGATGGAAAAAGAAAGCAATCCACTAACATACTGCAGTCCCTTGCTCCTGGGGATCCCACCTGTTCCCTGTCAACTCAAGTTTCCAGTTCACCTGCTGGCCTGCAGAAGAAGCCAGAGAGTTTTAATCCAGACCCCCAGCATGCCCCCATGGCCTCCCCGACCATCAAGAGCTCCATCACCAATTGTGGAGATTTAGAAACCCTGGCTGAGCAAGCCCTCCAGCGTGAACGCGTGGCCTCCTCAATTGTGAGCTCCTTAGAAACCTTGGCTGAGCAAGCCCTCCAGAGTGACTGTGTGGCTACCTCCATTGGGAGCTCCTTAGAAACCTTGGCTCACCAAGCCCTCCAGCATGACCCCGTGGCCTCCTCCATTGGGAGCTCCATTGGCAGTGGTGGAGAATTAGGAACCTTGGCTCGGCAAGCCCTCTAG
- the LOC144579836 gene encoding nuclear pore membrane glycoprotein 210-like isoform X5 has protein sequence MELILVEDVRVSLEEVELHLRKDSGNFFLNTSAADNIKMAYQETRAITMVCFWLCLVHGGSPRWLAAAGNNFLASGMAKVRVHCLAQKHWVPRKLEPAL, from the exons ATGGAGCTCATCCTGGTAGAGGATGTGAGGGTGAGCCTGGAAGAG GTGGAGCTCCACCTCAGGAAAGACTCGGGTAACTTCTTCCTCAATACCAGTGCTGCGGACAACATCAAGATGGCCTACCAGGAAACCAGGGCCATCACCATG GTTTGCTTTTGGCTTTGCCTGGTTCATGGAGGTAGCCCTCGATGGCTCGCAGCAGCAGGAAACAACTTCCTGGCTTCAGGAATGGCCAAAGTCAGAGTTCACTGCCTGGCACAGAAACACTGGGTTCCTCGGAAGCTGGAACCTGCCTTATGA
- the LOC144579836 gene encoding uncharacterized protein LOC144579836 isoform X2, giving the protein MTWYWPMGVLWPPSSHGLALALQRDPPVLSSASMELILVEDVRVSLEEVELHLRKDSGNFFLNTSAADNIKMAYQETRAITMVCFWLCLVHGGSPRWLAAAGNNFLASGMAKVRVHCLAQKHWVPRKLEPAL; this is encoded by the exons ATGACCTGGTATTGGCCCATGGGTGTCCTGTGGCCTCCTTCATCTCATGGCCTTGCCCTTGCCCTTCAGCGTGACCCTCCAGTGCTTTCATCGGCCTCCATGGAGCTCATCCTGGTAGAGGATGTGAGGGTGAGCCTGGAAGAG GTGGAGCTCCACCTCAGGAAAGACTCGGGTAACTTCTTCCTCAATACCAGTGCTGCGGACAACATCAAGATGGCCTACCAGGAAACCAGGGCCATCACCATG GTTTGCTTTTGGCTTTGCCTGGTTCATGGAGGTAGCCCTCGATGGCTCGCAGCAGCAGGAAACAACTTCCTGGCTTCAGGAATGGCCAAAGTCAGAGTTCACTGCCTGGCACAGAAACACTGGGTTCCTCGGAAGCTGGAACCTGCCTTATGA
- the LOC144579836 gene encoding uncharacterized protein LOC144579836 isoform X6: protein MELILVEDVRVELHLRKDSGNFFLNTSAADNIKMAYQETRAITMVCFWLCLVHGGSPRWLAAAGNNFLASGMAKVRVHCLAQKHWVPRKLEPAL from the exons ATGGAGCTCATCCTGGTAGAGGATGTGAGG GTGGAGCTCCACCTCAGGAAAGACTCGGGTAACTTCTTCCTCAATACCAGTGCTGCGGACAACATCAAGATGGCCTACCAGGAAACCAGGGCCATCACCATG GTTTGCTTTTGGCTTTGCCTGGTTCATGGAGGTAGCCCTCGATGGCTCGCAGCAGCAGGAAACAACTTCCTGGCTTCAGGAATGGCCAAAGTCAGAGTTCACTGCCTGGCACAGAAACACTGGGTTCCTCGGAAGCTGGAACCTGCCTTATGA